A window of the Candidatus Binatia bacterium genome harbors these coding sequences:
- a CDS encoding OB-fold domain-containing protein: MVGITAYNAYVPRLRLDRNLIARAWGTPQAAGEIAVANYDEDALTMATEVGLACAPDSEAAAVDALYFASTSAPYREKQVASVVATACDLPRRAQTADFTGSVRAGMSALLAGVHAVRAGARNDVLIAAADARLAAPESEIEGLLGHAAAGLRIGSTAVLAEVIDAASVSEEFTHLWRTDDQKFVQAFPGKFSNTYGYARNLGEAIRALLAAQKLKPESIARLAVYSPDARAGIDLAKDLGFDPRRQLVSPAVSTIGSAGVADPLLALAAALDEATAGDWIVVGAYGEGADALLLRVTDELPRRRALYSWKRAVENKLPLASYEKYLKFRRVLDLDEPGDAVTNVLEFKELKQDIRLYGSRCDACDTVQFPITRVCIKCKQSGHVSDHKLRKQGTIFTFTVDHLVANLEHPLPMAVVDLDGGGRVYLQVTDFTEKEVGIGLPVMLTFRRLQDGGGNHNYFWKARPVR, encoded by the coding sequence ATGGTTGGTATCACCGCCTACAACGCCTACGTGCCGCGGTTGCGTTTGGACCGCAACCTGATCGCGCGAGCATGGGGGACACCACAGGCTGCCGGGGAAATCGCTGTCGCCAATTACGACGAGGACGCGTTGACCATGGCCACCGAGGTCGGCCTCGCCTGCGCGCCCGACAGTGAAGCGGCGGCGGTCGACGCCCTGTACTTCGCCAGCACCAGCGCGCCGTATCGCGAGAAGCAGGTCGCCAGTGTAGTGGCCACGGCCTGCGATCTCCCGCGGCGCGCGCAGACGGCCGATTTCACCGGTTCCGTGCGCGCCGGGATGAGCGCATTGCTCGCCGGCGTGCACGCGGTGCGAGCGGGGGCGCGAAACGACGTGCTGATCGCCGCCGCCGACGCGCGGCTGGCGGCCCCGGAATCAGAGATCGAGGGGCTTCTGGGCCATGCGGCAGCGGGGTTGCGCATCGGGAGCACAGCGGTGCTGGCGGAGGTCATTGATGCGGCCTCTGTATCGGAGGAGTTCACTCACCTGTGGCGCACCGACGACCAGAAGTTCGTGCAGGCGTTTCCCGGAAAGTTTTCAAACACCTATGGTTACGCCCGAAATCTAGGCGAGGCCATACGCGCCCTGCTGGCCGCACAAAAGTTGAAGCCCGAGTCGATCGCCAGATTGGCGGTGTACTCCCCCGACGCGCGCGCCGGGATTGATTTGGCAAAAGACCTCGGCTTCGATCCGCGGCGGCAACTCGTCTCGCCGGCGGTGAGCACCATTGGCAGCGCCGGTGTGGCCGATCCCCTGCTCGCCCTGGCGGCGGCATTGGACGAGGCGACGGCGGGTGATTGGATCGTGGTGGGCGCATACGGAGAAGGAGCGGATGCGCTGTTGCTGCGGGTCACCGACGAACTCCCGCGCCGGCGTGCGCTGTACTCCTGGAAACGGGCCGTCGAAAACAAGCTGCCGCTGGCGTCCTATGAGAAGTACCTGAAGTTCCGCCGGGTACTGGACCTCGACGAGCCGGGGGACGCCGTCACCAACGTGCTGGAGTTCAAGGAACTGAAGCAAGACATCCGTCTGTACGGCAGCCGGTGCGATGCCTGCGACACGGTGCAGTTTCCGATTACCCGCGTGTGCATCAAATGCAAGCAAAGCGGGCACGTGTCGGATCACAAGTTGCGCAAGCAGGGGACGATCTTCACTTTCACGGTCGATCACCTCGTTGCCAACCTGGAGCACCCGCTGCCTATGGCCGTGGTCGACCTGGATGGGGGTGGACGCGTCTATCTGCAGGTCACCGACTTTACGGAAAAAGAAGTCGGCATCGGGTTGCCGGTGATGCTCACGTTCCGTCGGCTGCAGGACGGTGGCGGTAATCACAACTACTTCTGGAAAGCGCGCCCCGTACGCTGA
- a CDS encoding c-type cytochrome, with product MDRENRSTVALAVGLGLFIGWGVGLPGTATATPADRPARGLYMKYCSACHGPGGKGDGSVSSVMRPKPTDLTQIAKKSGGEFPFVPIMQVIDGTKAVHAHGEADMPVWGELLKDPGSGSLESRVAIEGKLMLITDYIRSIQEK from the coding sequence ATGGACCGCGAAAACCGATCGACAGTGGCGCTGGCGGTGGGCCTCGGCTTGTTCATTGGATGGGGTGTCGGACTGCCGGGAACTGCGACTGCAACGCCGGCGGACAGGCCCGCGCGAGGCTTGTACATGAAGTACTGTAGCGCCTGCCACGGGCCAGGGGGCAAAGGAGATGGATCGGTCTCAAGTGTCATGCGACCCAAGCCGACTGATCTGACGCAGATCGCCAAGAAATCCGGGGGCGAATTCCCGTTTGTCCCGATCATGCAAGTCATCGACGGCACCAAGGCCGTGCACGCTCACGGCGAAGCGGATATGCCGGTGTGGGGCGAGCTTCTGAAGGATCCGGGCAGCGGATCGCTGGAGAGCCGCGTTGCGATCGAAGGAAAGCTGATGCTCATCACCGACTATATCCGCTCGATTCAGGAAAAGTAG
- a CDS encoding DNA-binding domain-containing protein has protein sequence MAAPNLDQTQRLLWKLITAPEGAAAGLAQLGPADRRCASALVCGDEHLSAVARLDIYANMYFYRMRDALKEDFSAVCSVVGGTAFHNLITDYLVGHPPSHFSLRYSGKDFPSFLGGHPTSHRWPWLADLASLEWAILDAFDAADAPVLEASTLASVPHQRWPDLRFQLTPALRLLDLDWPVHEVWKQAQGGDTPPQPSRCGTALRVWRQNFRVYHRRIDTTERMALVTISEGASFAKVCERIVACDSEARGTERAAALLGQWLGDGLLSSFSFAGLP, from the coding sequence ATGGCTGCACCGAACCTCGATCAGACGCAACGATTGCTGTGGAAGCTGATTACCGCGCCTGAAGGGGCGGCGGCCGGCCTGGCGCAGCTCGGTCCCGCGGACCGCCGCTGTGCCAGCGCGCTGGTGTGCGGCGATGAGCACCTCTCGGCGGTGGCGCGCCTCGACATCTACGCCAACATGTACTTCTACCGCATGCGCGACGCGCTCAAAGAAGATTTCTCCGCGGTGTGCTCGGTCGTAGGTGGCACGGCCTTTCACAACCTCATCACGGACTACCTCGTCGGGCATCCGCCATCGCACTTCTCATTGCGATACAGCGGAAAGGACTTTCCGTCTTTTCTCGGCGGGCATCCGACATCGCATCGGTGGCCCTGGCTCGCCGACCTTGCGAGTCTGGAATGGGCCATCCTCGACGCCTTCGATGCGGCTGACGCTCCGGTGTTGGAAGCCTCGACCCTTGCCAGCGTCCCGCACCAGCGCTGGCCCGACCTCCGGTTTCAGCTCACCCCGGCGTTGCGTCTATTGGACCTGGACTGGCCGGTCCACGAGGTCTGGAAACAGGCGCAAGGCGGCGACACACCGCCGCAACCGTCGCGTTGCGGTACCGCCCTGCGCGTCTGGCGGCAGAACTTCCGCGTCTACCATCGACGCATCGACACGACAGAACGCATGGCGCTGGTGACGATCAGCGAAGGCGCCTCCTTTGCCAAGGTGTGCGAGCGGATTGTCGCGTGCGACAGCGAAGCACGCGGCACTGAACGGGCCGCGGCCCTTCTGGGCCAATGGCTTGGCGACGGCCTGCTCAGCAGCTTCAGCTTTGCCGGCCTGCCGTAA
- a CDS encoding HAD-IA family hydrolase: EEYARHWIAAGLGPEYAVETYRLAVDAQQLRALKQPVYHEILRRHVSLMPGAIEALARLHIRFPLGLATNSNRADVSFVVEQFGLERFFASIVTREDYVLAKPNPDAYVRAAAGLNMSPHVCLVVEDTYRGVLAAHRAGAVPVAVPNRFTRTNDFSLAVAVFGSLDDLTVSVLEKLLAA; the protein is encoded by the coding sequence CGAGGAGTACGCACGCCACTGGATCGCGGCCGGCCTCGGCCCGGAGTATGCCGTGGAGACCTACCGGCTTGCGGTGGATGCGCAACAGCTGCGAGCCCTGAAGCAGCCCGTCTACCACGAGATTTTGCGGCGGCACGTGAGTCTCATGCCCGGGGCGATCGAGGCTCTGGCGCGCCTGCACATACGGTTCCCCCTCGGCCTGGCAACCAATTCCAATCGGGCCGACGTGTCGTTTGTGGTGGAGCAGTTCGGCCTTGAGCGCTTCTTCGCCAGTATCGTCACGCGCGAGGATTACGTGCTTGCCAAGCCCAACCCCGACGCCTACGTCAGGGCAGCGGCCGGCCTCAACATGTCGCCGCACGTGTGCTTGGTGGTGGAAGATACCTACCGAGGCGTTCTCGCCGCGCATCGCGCCGGCGCGGTGCCGGTTGCGGTACCCAACAGATTCACTCGCACTAACGATTTCTCTCTGGCCGTGGCCGTGTTCGGGAGTCTCGACGACCTGACGGTGTCGGTGCTCGAGAAACTGCTCGCCGCGTGA
- a CDS encoding SDR family NAD(P)-dependent oxidoreductase has protein sequence MKEFKNRVAVVTGGGSGIGAAMAQAFAREGMHIVLADIEQAAMDATAAAIGGDVLTVRVDVTLLDDVQTLADRAFNHFGGVHVLCNNAGVVTVGGMDTMTHRDWQWVLGVNLWGVIHGIEAFVPRMIAQGQGGHIVNTGSMAGLVPMQGMGIYVTSKYAVVGLSETLQRDLSQYGIGVSVLCPMVVNTNINAAARNRPPELRNLGEEFLTPPQMAMVGGIIEAGEVAERVVAAVKANDLYVLTHGAQRDLIRRRFERLDRAAAKVETGAG, from the coding sequence ATGAAGGAGTTCAAGAACCGAGTTGCCGTAGTGACCGGTGGTGGTAGTGGCATTGGCGCCGCCATGGCGCAGGCGTTTGCTCGCGAGGGCATGCACATCGTGCTTGCCGACATCGAGCAGGCGGCGATGGATGCGACCGCGGCCGCCATCGGGGGCGACGTGCTCACCGTCCGGGTGGATGTCACCCTCTTGGACGATGTCCAGACGCTGGCAGATCGTGCCTTCAACCACTTCGGCGGGGTCCATGTGCTGTGCAACAATGCCGGCGTCGTCACCGTCGGTGGGATGGACACGATGACACACCGCGACTGGCAGTGGGTCCTTGGCGTGAACCTCTGGGGCGTCATCCACGGTATCGAAGCCTTCGTCCCGCGCATGATCGCGCAAGGCCAGGGCGGCCACATCGTCAACACCGGGTCGATGGCGGGGCTGGTCCCGATGCAAGGAATGGGAATCTACGTGACCAGTAAGTACGCGGTCGTCGGGCTGAGCGAAACCTTGCAGCGCGACCTCAGCCAGTACGGGATTGGGGTGTCGGTGCTGTGCCCGATGGTGGTGAACACGAACATCAACGCCGCGGCGCGGAACCGGCCGCCGGAGCTGCGCAACCTGGGCGAGGAGTTTCTGACACCGCCGCAGATGGCGATGGTTGGCGGCATCATCGAAGCCGGCGAGGTGGCGGAGCGGGTCGTTGCCGCGGTGAAGGCAAACGATCTCTACGTCCTGACGCACGGCGCCCAGCGCGACCTCATCCGCCGCCGCTTCGAGCGACTGGATCGAGCTGCGGCAAAGGTTGAGACCGGTGCTGGGTGA
- a CDS encoding isoaspartyl peptidase/L-asparaginase family protein translates to MFRPALIIHGGAGAGGRELTAAQAPGCTAALRAGWQVLVAGGTALDAVCEAVAVLEDDPNFNAGLGSCLTGSGTVEMDATVMEGASLRAGAVAVVRTVCNPLRLARAILDDGRQVMLAGSEAEAFACQHGLKTCRPEDMVTPGQLQRWQQHHGDASTGTVGAASVDRDGHVAAATSTGGMLYKLPGRVGDSAIIGAGTYADDALGAASATGHGEAIIRAALARSVVEALRGGSDPEGVARRGIRDLGHRLSSVAGIIVVDPLGRLGYAHNTERMAVGYMRPDFPDFVVRT, encoded by the coding sequence ATGTTTCGCCCGGCGTTGATCATTCATGGCGGCGCCGGCGCCGGTGGTCGGGAGTTGACCGCGGCGCAGGCACCCGGCTGCACCGCGGCCTTGCGGGCTGGTTGGCAGGTGCTGGTAGCGGGCGGCACCGCACTCGACGCCGTGTGCGAGGCCGTTGCGGTGCTGGAAGACGACCCGAATTTCAATGCCGGACTCGGTTCCTGTCTCACCGGCAGCGGGACGGTGGAGATGGACGCCACGGTGATGGAGGGCGCGTCGCTCCGGGCTGGCGCGGTGGCGGTGGTGCGCACCGTCTGCAACCCCCTACGGCTCGCGCGCGCGATCCTGGACGACGGGCGCCAGGTGATGCTCGCCGGATCAGAAGCGGAAGCCTTCGCTTGCCAGCACGGCCTGAAAACCTGCCGGCCTGAGGACATGGTCACGCCCGGCCAGCTCCAGCGCTGGCAGCAACACCACGGCGATGCGTCCACTGGGACGGTAGGCGCCGCCTCCGTCGACCGAGACGGGCACGTCGCCGCTGCAACCTCGACCGGTGGGATGTTGTACAAGCTGCCGGGACGGGTTGGTGATTCCGCCATCATCGGTGCGGGGACTTACGCTGATGATGCGCTCGGGGCGGCGTCGGCGACCGGCCACGGGGAAGCGATCATCCGTGCGGCTCTGGCCAGGTCGGTGGTCGAGGCGTTGCGCGGCGGGAGCGATCCGGAGGGTGTGGCGCGTCGCGGCATTCGCGACCTGGGACACCGCCTATCAAGCGTTGCGGGAATCATCGTAGTCGATCCACTGGGTCGCCTGGGGTATGCGCACAACACCGAGCGCATGGCGGTCGGATACATGCGGCCGGATTTTCCCGATTTCGTCGTGCGGACCTAA
- a CDS encoding acetyl-CoA acetyltransferase encodes MKDQVAVIGVGCTKFGDRFETSYEELICEAAFDAYADAGITSEDIQAAYLGTYLPGPSGGKAAVSLGDALRLYDRPITRVENYCATGTDAFRNGCLAIASGAYDIVLVLGAEKLKDRGGRGLPRLGHPLLAKGNSAPGLFALAANRYMHTFKIGREMLAKVAVKNHYNGARNPKAHLRMEVTEEKVLNAPIIAWPFGLFDCCPTTDGAAAAIICRADLAKRFRSDYVLVKGFGLAVTSGRPYFDPTFDYLGFRSTQMAAQQAYKMAGISPKDVSFAEVHDCFTWTEITNTEDLGFCPKGQGGALAAEGRTSLSGDIPINPSGGLKSFGHPIGASGVRMIYECVKQLQGQGGERQVKNPQLGLAHNVGGPGAVSCVIILGHN; translated from the coding sequence ATGAAAGATCAGGTGGCGGTCATCGGCGTTGGCTGTACCAAGTTCGGCGACCGGTTTGAAACGAGCTACGAGGAACTCATATGCGAGGCGGCTTTCGACGCCTACGCCGACGCCGGAATCACCTCGGAGGACATCCAAGCAGCCTATCTGGGCACCTACCTCCCCGGTCCGTCAGGAGGTAAAGCCGCAGTCTCCCTGGGCGATGCCTTGCGATTGTACGATCGGCCGATTACGCGCGTCGAGAATTACTGCGCCACCGGCACCGACGCCTTTCGCAACGGTTGTCTCGCCATCGCTTCGGGAGCCTACGACATCGTGTTGGTGTTGGGCGCGGAGAAGTTGAAGGACCGGGGCGGCCGGGGCTTGCCCCGTCTGGGTCACCCACTGCTGGCGAAGGGCAACTCTGCACCTGGTCTGTTTGCGCTGGCGGCAAACCGCTACATGCATACCTTCAAGATCGGTCGCGAAATGCTGGCCAAGGTGGCAGTGAAGAACCACTATAACGGCGCACGCAATCCCAAAGCGCACCTGCGTATGGAGGTCACCGAGGAAAAGGTGCTCAACGCCCCGATCATCGCCTGGCCATTTGGCTTGTTCGACTGCTGTCCCACCACGGACGGGGCGGCTGCGGCGATCATCTGCCGGGCCGACCTCGCCAAGCGCTTTCGCAGCGACTACGTGCTGGTCAAAGGCTTCGGCCTGGCGGTGACCTCCGGCCGGCCGTACTTCGATCCGACGTTTGACTACCTCGGCTTCCGCTCTACTCAGATGGCAGCCCAGCAAGCGTATAAGATGGCGGGAATTTCGCCGAAAGACGTCAGTTTCGCCGAGGTGCACGATTGCTTCACATGGACCGAGATCACCAACACTGAAGACCTCGGCTTTTGCCCGAAAGGGCAGGGCGGAGCACTGGCGGCCGAGGGACGGACCTCGTTGTCGGGTGACATTCCGATCAATCCCAGCGGAGGATTGAAATCATTTGGCCACCCGATCGGGGCGAGCGGGGTCCGGATGATTTACGAGTGCGTCAAACAGTTGCAGGGACAAGGTGGTGAACGGCAAGTGAAGAACCCGCAGCTGGGCCTGGCACACAACGTTGGCGGACCAGGCGCGGTTTCCTGCGTCATCATCCTCGGCCATAACTGA
- a CDS encoding DUF692 domain-containing protein: MEFPFLGFGLGLRPKHYPEILDAYPAVDWFEIISENFMVPGGRPLHVLEKIRSHYPIALHGVSLSIGSTDPLNPDYLQQLSSLARRFEPAWVSDHLCWSGVGGHTLHDLLPLPYTEEAIEHVARRVQRVQDALGRRILLENVSTYLQYRHSTMPEWEFLGGVAERADCGILLDINNIFVSAFNHGFSALDYVDNVPAGRVHQFHLAGHSDKGPFLHDTHDHPVASAVWDLYAHAVRRFGPVSTLVEWDDRIPPFAVLQAETHHAKKVFEAAHGCTEPRSDATIAVEADYRA, translated from the coding sequence ATGGAGTTTCCATTTCTCGGCTTCGGCCTCGGACTTCGCCCGAAGCACTATCCGGAGATCCTCGACGCCTACCCCGCCGTGGACTGGTTCGAGATCATTTCCGAGAACTTCATGGTGCCCGGCGGCCGGCCGCTGCACGTCCTCGAGAAGATTCGCAGCCACTACCCTATAGCACTGCATGGGGTCTCGCTGTCGATCGGCTCCACCGATCCGCTGAATCCCGACTACCTCCAGCAGTTGAGCAGTCTCGCGCGTCGCTTCGAGCCCGCGTGGGTTTCGGACCATCTCTGCTGGAGCGGGGTCGGCGGCCACACCCTGCACGATCTGCTGCCGCTACCGTACACCGAGGAGGCGATCGAGCATGTCGCCCGGCGGGTGCAGCGGGTGCAAGACGCCTTGGGTCGCCGCATCTTGCTGGAAAATGTCTCTACCTATCTGCAGTACCGGCACTCGACCATGCCGGAGTGGGAGTTCCTCGGTGGCGTGGCCGAGCGTGCCGACTGCGGCATCCTCCTCGACATCAACAACATCTTTGTCAGTGCCTTCAACCACGGCTTTTCGGCGCTGGACTATGTCGACAACGTTCCCGCGGGACGCGTGCATCAATTCCACCTGGCGGGTCACAGCGACAAGGGACCGTTCCTGCACGACACGCATGACCATCCGGTTGCGAGCGCAGTGTGGGACCTCTACGCGCACGCCGTCCGGCGCTTCGGCCCGGTCTCCACGTTGGTCGAATGGGACGACCGGATTCCACCGTTCGCCGTCCTGCAGGCAGAAACGCACCACGCAAAGAAAGTGTTTGAGGCCGCACATGGCTGCACCGAACCTCGATCAGACGCAACGATTGCTGTGGAAGCTGATTACCGCGCCTGA
- a CDS encoding SDR family NAD(P)-dependent oxidoreductase, protein MMTPLEGKAALITGGARGIGRGIALALADAGADIAIAEVNRINSAAQQYGDAQVSGFTAAQRTVKEIEAIGRKACAIEADVTQKADAHRMVQETMQHLGRLDLLVCNAGVVSISTVEKMPEETWDVTMAVNAKGVFLSCQAAIPQLKKAGNGGIINIASVAGKNGSPGMAHYCASKFAVVGFTNALAKELARFNIRVNAICPGILRTQMWEYLADTLKQPGESKEESWQRYVQTLIPLGRPQTPADIGTLAVYLATAENVTGQAINVDGGMELH, encoded by the coding sequence ATGATGACCCCACTCGAGGGAAAGGCGGCATTGATCACCGGCGGCGCCCGCGGCATTGGGCGGGGCATCGCTCTGGCCCTGGCCGACGCTGGCGCAGACATCGCCATCGCCGAGGTCAACCGTATCAACAGCGCCGCGCAACAGTACGGCGACGCCCAGGTCAGCGGCTTTACGGCCGCTCAGCGCACGGTGAAGGAAATCGAGGCCATCGGCCGAAAGGCGTGCGCCATCGAAGCCGACGTGACGCAGAAGGCCGACGCACACCGCATGGTCCAGGAGACGATGCAGCATCTCGGTCGCCTCGACCTTCTCGTGTGTAACGCCGGCGTCGTCAGCATATCCACTGTTGAAAAAATGCCCGAAGAGACGTGGGACGTCACCATGGCCGTCAACGCCAAGGGCGTGTTCCTGTCGTGTCAGGCCGCAATCCCACAGCTGAAGAAGGCCGGCAACGGCGGCATCATCAATATCGCTTCGGTCGCCGGCAAGAACGGCTCTCCAGGCATGGCGCACTATTGCGCCTCCAAGTTCGCGGTCGTGGGTTTCACCAACGCCCTAGCAAAGGAGCTGGCGCGCTTCAACATCCGCGTCAACGCCATCTGCCCCGGCATCTTACGAACGCAGATGTGGGAGTACCTCGCCGACACGCTGAAGCAGCCTGGTGAATCCAAGGAAGAGTCCTGGCAGCGCTACGTGCAAACGTTGATTCCGCTGGGGCGTCCGCAGACCCCCGCCGATATCGGTACCCTCGCCGTCTATCTGGCCACGGCCGAAAACGTCACCGGGCAAGCAATCAACGTCGACGGCGGCATGGAACTCCACTGA
- the lepB gene encoding signal peptidase I: MTTSSRFAFWRTAEADRPPKSRLRQNIESLLLAVLVALLVRSSVVEAFWVPSGSMLPTIQIGDHLFVNKLAYGMHLPFVDREVKQWSPLHRGDVVVFTSPIDRKIDLIKRAIAVAGDTVEVRDKRLLINGEEVPDPHATFTDLRGRDSAPRDRFGPVTVPAGKFFAMGDNRDQSYDSRYWGFADESDVKGQATFIYWSSDSKADWARWLRWDRFGHFIR; the protein is encoded by the coding sequence GTGACAACGTCGTCTCGTTTCGCCTTTTGGCGCACAGCCGAGGCCGATCGCCCACCGAAGTCGCGCTTACGACAGAACATCGAATCGCTCCTGCTTGCCGTGCTCGTGGCGTTGCTGGTCCGCTCTTCGGTGGTGGAAGCCTTCTGGGTTCCGTCCGGATCGATGCTGCCGACCATACAGATCGGCGATCACTTATTCGTCAACAAGCTGGCCTACGGCATGCACCTGCCTTTCGTCGATCGGGAGGTGAAGCAGTGGAGCCCGTTACATCGAGGGGACGTGGTGGTGTTCACCTCGCCCATCGACCGCAAGATCGACTTGATCAAGCGGGCGATTGCAGTCGCCGGAGACACGGTGGAAGTACGGGACAAACGCCTGCTCATCAACGGAGAGGAAGTGCCCGATCCTCATGCCACCTTCACCGACCTGCGGGGGCGCGATTCGGCACCGAGGGACCGGTTCGGTCCAGTGACCGTGCCGGCCGGTAAGTTTTTCGCCATGGGCGATAACCGCGACCAGAGTTACGACAGCCGGTACTGGGGCTTCGCGGACGAGTCCGACGTGAAGGGACAAGCCACGTTCATCTACTGGTCAAGCGATAGCAAAGCCGACTGGGCACGTTGGCTGCGTTGGGACCGCTTCGGACATTTCATTCGCTGA
- a CDS encoding DUF5658 family protein — translation MPPEHRRVYDLFVLNIALQLFDAVATYQGLQIGCKEANPILASAFASFGVGPALLLFKAKACGLLFLLNRNRAHHRLVTPALTLLAAVYTLFSLGPWLAKFLALFVRTF, via the coding sequence ATGCCACCGGAACACCGGCGGGTCTATGACCTCTTCGTGCTGAACATCGCGCTGCAGCTGTTTGATGCCGTGGCCACGTATCAGGGGCTGCAGATCGGCTGCAAAGAGGCCAACCCCATCTTGGCGAGCGCCTTCGCTTCGTTTGGTGTCGGTCCGGCGCTGCTACTGTTCAAAGCCAAGGCTTGTGGCTTGCTCTTCTTACTCAACCGCAATCGAGCCCATCACCGCCTGGTGACGCCGGCACTGACGTTACTCGCCGCCGTGTACACCCTATTCTCGCTGGGCCCGTGGTTGGCGAAGTTTCTAGCGCTGTTCGTGCGGACCTTCTGA
- a CDS encoding DNA-3-methyladenine glycosylase has protein sequence MSRRLQRADFARPTAAVARRLLGCTLCHRVSDEVWRGRIVEVEAYTDDPASHAAAGKRTPRNRVMFGPAGVAYVYFTYGMHHCFNVVTETEGTPGAVLIRGIDNLALAAGPALVCRAMHFTLRDNGRDLVTDPGLWIEAGRRKRNERVIQTTRIGIGKGTELLSRYYLFGSPGVSKRDRRAEAESSLDLKPSPD, from the coding sequence ATGTCCCGCCGTCTGCAACGCGCCGACTTTGCCCGCCCAACGGCAGCCGTCGCCCGCCGGTTACTGGGCTGCACCCTGTGCCACCGCGTCAGCGACGAGGTGTGGCGCGGGCGCATCGTCGAGGTCGAGGCCTACACGGACGACCCGGCGTCGCACGCGGCGGCAGGCAAGCGCACGCCGCGCAATCGCGTCATGTTTGGTCCGGCCGGCGTGGCCTATGTCTATTTCACCTACGGCATGCACCACTGCTTCAACGTGGTCACCGAAACCGAAGGGACGCCCGGAGCCGTGCTGATCCGAGGCATCGACAACCTTGCTCTCGCGGCCGGCCCCGCACTCGTCTGCCGGGCGATGCATTTCACCCTGCGGGACAACGGTCGCGATCTCGTCACGGACCCGGGCTTGTGGATCGAGGCCGGCCGACGTAAACGCAACGAGCGTGTCATCCAGACCACACGCATCGGTATAGGCAAGGGCACCGAGTTGCTGAGTCGCTACTACCTCTTCGGCAGCCCTGGCGTGTCGAAGCGGGATCGCCGCGCCGAAGCTGAATCCTCGCTTGACCTGAAGCCGTCGCCTGACTAA